The Corythoichthys intestinalis isolate RoL2023-P3 chromosome 2, ASM3026506v1, whole genome shotgun sequence DNA segment aaacttttttttgttttttttttgtaatttttctttgtttggatcagttatttatcatctaaaatatttgggaaaatgcgacagtaacagaaaaaaaaaatacaattaagcgatagttatgaggtagatatccgtgacttttttacagacaccatttttttcattgatacataatctgtttaaaagtttaaaatatgcaagtgaacaattttttaaagttgttttttttttttaaactaattattcgacatcaattaatgattctaagctaaaaatgacagacatttcgaatcataaataagattacttaccttctttttatggctaggttgaaacaaaagcggttgcacggtctgtaaacgggggtttccagggtaaaacggacaaattaaaaatagttcaggggcttactgcaccatgaatttgctatggcagcatattgacatattcttctatcaaacacaacagttcttttggcttaaaataaagcagtttattttaaagaggggtgcaagagtagaaactgctttttcagccttgtctgtgtctatatattattattaggggtgtcaaacgattaaaattttcaatcgagttaattacagcttaaaaattaattgatcataattaatcgcaattgatcgcaattcaaaccatctgtaaaatatgccatatttttctgtaaattattgttggaatggaaagataagacacaagatggatatatacattcaacatatggtacataagtactaggcctgaacgatattggaaaaaactattgttgcgattttttttaggtttgcaatatattgcgatattatattgcgatattaaaaaaaaaaaagatctatcttttttaaagaaattttcactaaatgacttgaatagctgtttggaaatactttacataacacaccgtgaccacagtgtattcatataataccgtttaatttgtgaatgatgaagatttctgtatgaaggtatccaggaagtcatgtctgcacaaaatagatcatttattgaatacaatattttacacttcaacagcagcaaataaattaaatgataaataaaagagcaggtgcattagtcccctaagtttttgacaaaatataacaataaataaaaacttctgtaaaataacaacaaagttgtcaacatatttgaacaaaaatattaaatatgacaaataaaaaagttgttcacaaactataacaataaataaaaacctcagtaaaacaacaaagttgtcaacatatttgaacaaaaatattaaatatgacaaaagagttcacaaactataacaatacataaaaacctcagttaaacaacaaagttgtcaacatatttgaacttaaatattaaatctgactaataaaagtgcaagtgcattagtcccctgagttgtttacacaaaatataacaatataaaactgcaaaacggcaacaaagttgtaaaaatatttcaacaaaaatattaagtatcaaaactttatgtgcagctgtactatatatagttatttgaaaaatacggtttacaataaatttaaatataaaagaaacaaactcaattgaacttgtaaataattgaactgaataactgcaaataactgtgatgaataacagaacctgaataaaaagaagaaaagacattccttcagctgtgttatgtatttgtctgcatatcgtccaccttccttgctcagcaattctcaactgggtctcataggtttttggccaagactattagtttatccactatagcaggcttgagacaagaacgttggcacttaacaatgttcccacctgtgctaaaaagcctctgatggggagctcgtagcaggaatgcatagatacctgcgttttaaatggtcccacatgtttgacagattacttcttgttgaggcaaccatggcgaggcactgtcgacagggctgttttttgtcccttatagtcttgttcttgccaaaatacttccaaaactcctttttaatacagtcttccttgctcctccaacgtgttgattgcttgctttcactttgagaacgggccctcctccctccgctctgctgttcggcccctcctccctccactccgctgttgcagggggagggggaggagccgatgacttgctggagagaaagagaagctgtgcgctttttttcccctctccttcctcaaaacaaacgtttgtggattaaaaaaaatgaaattaaaaaactatcgcacgtccttgcgatgggactattgcacatgcgcacatcgcgatggcgatgtttaaacgatatatcgttcaggcctaataagtactgtatttctttattataacaataaatcaacaagatggcattacctatattaacattctgttaaagcgatccatggatatatatatatatgtatatatatattagggctgtcaaacgattaaaatttttaatcgagttaatcacagcttaaaaattgatcgtaattaatcgcaattcaaaccatctccatctccaaaatatgccatattttgtaaattattgttggaatggaaagataagacaagtcagatatatacattcaacatactgtacataagtactgtatttgtttattataacaataattatcaacattctttctgtgaaagggatccatggatagaaagacttgtaattcttaaaggataaatgtgagtttgtatattgtgactaaatattgccatctagtgtatttgttgagctttcagtaaatgatactgtagcaaattaaaagttctgcccaaatgcatgatgggaagtggtgaacCATGACTGCGTGTGGtgcctgcaaatgctatatcttctctgtgttgggtacAATACAGGGtgtgaagaaaaagatcaattcttGTCATTCTTCCCTACAATATTCATAGTTGTTGTGGGAGAGATgttaaagcttttgccaattaaaagcacggcctcaATGAATGAttgtactccactcacttgacgctgcctcttagctctaaaaataaataaattgacggcattgtaggctgtttgcagcaatgcgtgagtgggtcatgccgcgcatacgttaattgcgttaaatattttaacgtgattaatttaaaaaattaattaccgcccgtcaatgcgataaatttagcagccctaatatttaaacATGTCAAATCTGTTCGAgctgggatggctggcattaAATAATATTGTTTTAGTGCCACTGATGGATCCAAGTTAAAACGGATTACATATCTAGTACCGTcattggcagctaatgagttaaatagGGGTCTAATAATATTGCTGCTAGGGCCGCAACTATTGATTATTTTCTatcatcgattaatcagatgattaattaaacgattaatcggatgaatgtccctttttttcaattacctttacaatttaacttgaagttcttttaggcatgttgtaagtaacaatgaaaacaaaatggaggacaatttcctccaaaaataatattttatgacagcttccttacttaaacagtacagttgtagactacagttaagtacaTAAAgcgtttttaataaaggttctgtgtataaaacacaaatcaaatttctcagtacacaaatcagacaaaagtcctgttcattcaaataaaaaaagtcctgctgattgacatttttttcttgtgggtttTAAGGTTGCGTGAGCAAGAGGGGATCCCAGAGCAGACACACAGGGGTGAGATGAGTAATGTTTTATTGGTGATCACAAGAATGTGGCGGGGGCTGATGACTTGGCTCGGGGTAGTTGAGCTGGCGTAAGACGAGGAGGCTCGGAAggaaggcaggcgtggaatccgacaaggggcgcgcagaaaacaggacctgggacgaGAGCAAGGTAGTCGTAAGCCATGATATACAACTGACGTGGGAAACAGACGAATTGATCAGGCGACGAGGTggcggcgtccactggcttttatgGATGGCTGATTGGCATTGCcagcacctgtggccgctccacctgtCTGTCGTCCAACCCGCaatcaataaaaacatgcacacctgccggaGGTGACTCAGGAGGAAtgggcagaggccctaacagtgGGCAAAGCACTGATACAAATCGTGTCAGTGACTCATTTATTTCCTTttaacaaactaaacaaaaaaaatttgaatcagcaggaggcagactgtaaagaatcagttttctttacgAAACAGTtggtcataaatacaatccaaatccatgttctaagcacactctcttgtatgataatttacagtttgaatgggagtttgtgtttagagactctaagctgttatatgaatgggtttatgtgtgtggtttctttataaaaagaaatgagacaactttactatcaaacaataactcaagtgttaatatgcttctccaaaacagaaTACAGACAGACACTTaatacactgattagcataattgctaactagctagctagaatacaaacaatacaattggcttcattcacTCACCTCtaacggaggcacactggatctaacaacacaaaagacaatctaactcttgaCCTTTTGGAatgttattgattcagcaacccaaccggAGTGTAGAGAAGAGAACACTTTCTTTTGTTCTAATCACTGGCGCGTGCTCGCAGCCACactttacacacaaacaaggacccaaacgggactgctcatagctgccggcaaaaatccaCTGTCGGATTAGTTGGTAACAAATGTATTCATCgattttaatcatttaatttgattagttgttgcagccttaattgCCATATTTCAGTATTCCCTCTTAGCAAAGAGAGGATCATCTCTTTCGAGGTACCTTTTGCAGTATTTTCtcatttttgtctgttttgggGCACACCAATAAGCTAAGACAACACTTTGATGAAAAGCTCTTTTCCAAACAAGGTGTGTTGTGTGTCCACTAAATGGAAAAATATGTGTCTCTGTTTCTGTACAGTTTCTGTCAAACCCTGTGGTGACATTTGGCACAGCTATAGCTGCGTTCTATCtcccagtcataattatgaccgtGCTGTACATCCATATCTCGCTGGCATCCAGGAGCAGGGTTTCCAAACATAAACCTGACAAAAAGGAGAAGAAAGGCTCAAAGTAACATTTTAATTTGAcaaaactatatatgtgcatAGCACATGTAGGAGTAATTTGATATGATGATTAGTATTTATTAGACTATTTATTTTCCCAGAGCACCCGGTCTGACTAAGAGCCACATGCTAAAGCAGAACAACAACAATGAAAGCAGTCCTCGAACCAGTCCGCGCTTGACACCCAAGATGAGTTTGGACTCAACAACAACTGTTGATGAGGCTGTGAAGAATGGCAGAGTGGGTGCAGCCAAAGCAGATGGACAACAGACGCCGGCTCAACCCAGTCCAGGGCTCACAACACAGGTTTGTCTATCAGTCCGTCTTTTTTGCTGCAGTGTTTTGTGGTTTCAGTTTGCGTTTTTTatacatccatccattcattttcaatactgTTTAGCTTTAATTAGGATGGTGGGGTGTATCCCATTTGACTGTTACATCCTGGAGTGGTCACCAACCACTCTCCTCGGACAACTATTCAGACACGAGGACAGggaaaaaatcaacaacaagaaACACACACTACCATTTTCACTTGGCTCATGGTCTCATGACAGAATTGTAGCCTTCTACTACATTTTTCTGTATGTCTGTAGCTGACAAGTGAAATGTAGTTTAGGATTCTTCAGGATTCTTCATCCTACTATAATACAAAGCATAATTGCCCTAAGCAGTGGCAGCAACAGCGCCTTTTCTTGTTAAGAAACTAAACAAGAGGAGTGTTTACATGAAGATTATTAGTGTAACCCTGACAAGGAGAAGAAAATGGACCACAATAAATGTTATTTGCTGATAattgtttgtttgcttgttttttttgttgttgttgtttttttatttatcaggTATAGGAATAGAACTTCCATTACAACTTTAGATATAAATGCTTGATAAACAAATCACGTACctcatttttcggactatacatgtcatcttgaaaggcaatttaaaatacaacagagaacaacaggctgaataggtgtacggtgtgctaacattacatgatgctagaagttagatcgggcctaaaaaacaaTCCAGGCCGACCCGACcggcccgcgggtattaaagcccgacgcggcccgagcccgatcaattaacttgatttgcttgcccgagccAGAGAaaacccgaaattttatgttttagtttaagcagagcccgaaaaaaatgaaattttatgttttatttgtgaagactaaggagaaggaggaaatgcggggatgcgatgtgtggttgtgttttgtgtgatcacgtttgtgacgatgaggtggatatatgcataatgataaaaaaTTAAAGCCTGTGTTTTGGATATTGGAGGGATATTCAATaagcatttatatcttttatatttgcgtgtctgttctaacaggcggaaaatggatttgacatttattttaatctcctcgagttggcagaaaaaaacaagttttctcaatgtttaaatagtctacatgttttttatgatcattataaatgcatttacacaaggaAAGAACGctggaaaggtttgttaaatatatttctcgtatgagaccaaagcgccacattcgtttacattcagcgaagccgacacaggtttccgtgTAGCACCTTCAACAGTCAATTttaatcctttccatatcccacttcTCCCGCAGTGGTTTGATTTTCACTTCCGCTGTCTTCAGTTTGTTTctcactcctatagctgctccatatcgaaaaggaaataccaggatgctctcAGAGGGCGCCGCAGGCCgcgggaggggaagattgaaaagtgagccactgcgttcacgggcgcaggcatgcacagcgccttctctgttttatccaaattatttattttatttaacatccatacatcgttttagtataaatacatgaatatatatttattttaaaaacgttagcaagagagaagtcagcccgacccgaccgtaaataatcacacataagtcgctccagagtataagctctgccaaactatgaaaaaaactgcgacttatagtccgaaaaatacggcacATTTTGTCATGAAATATCATCCTTTTGTCACTATTTATTACATTCATTGAGCTTGGAGGATAATGTTAACAACCTCTGATTCCTCACACTAAGCAATTCTTTAGgaccgcattcttcaaactttaaGGTGCACTTCAAATcctttatttttgtaaaaattgacAGTGTGCTTATGTAAGAATTCAGGTTGTGCTTGATGACTTTAAACCTATCTTGTTGGGGCAAATTTTTATTATAGAACAACAACCAAGCAGCAATAAGgttttatgctcctcacctctggaacaagttatctGAAGTGTTCTCAAACAGTTACCTCCTTTAAATCCAGACTAAAAATGCTATTGTTTACCACAGCATATTCATGACTGCCCATATATATAAAATAGAAagttatttgctttttattcttttttttgtgtttgttttatttccaAGTGATTGAATAAAAAGGAATACAATTGCCATTTCTCGATATGTGTTGTTGTCCATGCTAGTGTTCTCATGAGCTTGTGAAACGCCATCAGGGCGAGTACAGTTCTGTTTTTAAGTTAGCATCAGACAGTTAAGTCCCCGGATGTTGCTCAGTCCCCTTAATGAGTCTGCTCAGGGAAGACTTGACCGTTCTCGAGGATCGATGTAACCAAGATTTCTTTTGCGGCAAAGCAagcaaaaaaattgcaagcGAGCAACAGCTGAAGGAGGATTGTGGTGTCATCTTCGAGTACTCAGCTCTTTCAATACtcaggcaaaatattttgcgttCTCCCTGCACTTGTCATTCTCTCGGCAAGAGCATACTTCCCAAAAACATGAGCGCATACGCGGATACTTGAGCATTGAGAAGGGGCTAATATTTTGGAGTTCAGATGGGTTACTGTGTTTGTGGACGAGTTAAAATTTTTGAATTGTTGTGCTTTCTCTCTGTTATTACGCTGTTGTTCACAGACTGCAAACTtaaaaaaccacacacacagGGCCGCAACAGTCAGAATGCAAATATTCAAGTGGATAACTCACATTTTGTACTGGACAGAATGTTTGCAATCATTGCATGAAGTCCAAGTGTTCTCtgtggcaatacttttcgcacattcaaagtccaaacacaaCTCCAAGTCCTTATTGTTAATCTTCCTTTTACTGACCGTCTTTGACAGGTGTCAAAGGCATTAACACCACCTACAAGCAGTTAGTTAGAACAGCATAGTGTGAGAGCAGTCAAGTCGTGGCTCTCATTCAGTCAATAAAGTGGACAAGTGTTTAAATTGTTAGCTTTGACTTTCCGGCACGTGCGTATTACTCGACTTCGGTCGATGTCTGTCTGGCTTTCTATCCACCTGTCTATCTTATCAAGGAGGAAAAGGAGAGCTCCAATGATTCGTCCACAGCTTTTATTCCCCCAACAGAACCAAAGGCCAACAACGATGTGATACCtgaggtatttttttaattttacattcCACAGTATAATGCTTCTAAAAACAACAGTCAATTGAGACGTGACTGAAtaagcgcaaaaaaaaaaaaaaccaacatttTTCTCTGTCTTTTTTTGTACCAGGCTCCAACAAATTCCAACCCCGTTACAGCAAGTTTGACAAATCCCTCCATGTCCAAAATCAATTCGAGGTGGTCCAAGATAAAGATTGTGACCAAGCAGGCTGGGGATGAATGCATCACTGCTATCGAGATCGTCCCACCGGTGGAGGGCGCCGAGAGGCACTCTATCCCCATCAGCCGCCCCAGGACGGTCGCAAGGAAGTTTGCGAGCATCGCTCGGAGCCAAGTGAAGCGGAAAAGACAGATGGCCGCCAGAGAAAAGAAGGTATATGTCGGTGGGTCTTGAGTGATTTACGGCATTTGAAATAGAGCCTGCAACAAATTATTTCAAGCTCACATATCCAATGTTAAGGGAAAAATCTTATACCCTTTGGTCAAAATAACATGCAATAAAAACTTGCATTCAAAGAGACAGTTCAAATACTGGACAACTTGAAGTGTCTGAGTATGTTATGCGCTTCAGGCaagttcatatacagtatactcaCATGAGGttgtacagtagggcaaataagtatttagtcaaccaccaattgtgcaagttctactacttgaaaaagattagagaagcctgtaattgtcaacatgggtaaacctcaaccatgagagaccgaatgtggaaaaaaaacagaaaatcacattgtttgatttttaaagaatttatttccaaattagagtggaaaataagtatttggtcacctacaaacaagcaagatttctggctgttaaagaggtctaacttcttctagcaaggtttaacgaggctccactcgttacctgtattaatggcacctgttttaactcattatcggtaaaagacacctgtccacaatctcagtcagtcacactgcaaactccactatggccaagaccaaagagctgtcgagggacaccagagacaaaattgtagacctgcaccagactgggaagactgaatctgcaataggtaaaacgcttggtgcaaagaaatcaactgtgggagcaattattagaaaatggaagacatacaagaccactgataatctccctcgatctggggctccatgcaagatctcaccccgtggcgtcaaaatgataacaagaacggtgagcaaaaatcccagaaccacacggagggacctagtgaatgacctacagggagctgggacaacagtaacaaaggctactatcagtaacacaatgcactcccagggattcaaatcctgcactgccacacgtgtccccctgctgaagccactacacgtccaggcccatctgcggttcgctagagagcatttgaatgatccaggagaggactgggagaatgcgctatggtcagatgaaaccaaaatagaacacaggttctcgtgtttggaggagaaagaatactgaattgcatccgaagaacaccatacctactgtgaagcatgggggtagaaacatcacgcttggggctgtttttctgcaaagggaccaggacgactgatctgttaaaggaaagaatgaatggggccatgtatcaagagattttgagtgaaaatctccttccatcagcaagggcattggagatgagatgtggctgggtctttcagcatgacaatgatcccaaacacacagccagggcaacaaaggagtggcttcgtaagaagcatttcaaggtcctggagtggcccagccagtctccagatctcaacctcatagaaaatctgtggagggagttgaaagtccgtgttgcccagtgacagccccaaaacatcactgctctagaggagatctgcatggaggaatgggccaaaaaaacagcaacagtgtgtgaaaagcttgtgaagagttacagaaaacgtttggcctccgttattgccaacaaagggtacataacaaagtattgagatgaacttttggtattgaccaaatacttattttccaacatgatttgcaaataaattctttaaaaatcaaacaatgtgattttctgtttttttttgtttgttttttttccccacattctttctctcatggttgaggtttacccatgttgacaattataggcctcgctaatattttcaagtgggagaacttgcacaattactggtgactaaatacttatttggcccactgtatgTGGTAGGCCTATCTGCAAAACCAAGCAGTTTTTGACAGCGTTCATTGAAATCAACCGTCAAACTTCTTCGAACTTAGCTTCAGCCTATTAAATGAAAATAACACTAGCCGCCTGGAGAGAAGAAATCTTTGAAAGCCttctttggtcttttcttggattttatttcattccatttctttcatgtTTGGCGTTTGCCCCCATGTTAGGTGACCAAGACGATCTTTGCCATCTTGCTTGCTTTCATCATTACTTGGACCCCCTACAACGTCATGGTGCTGATCTCCACCTTCTGCCAGTCGTGTGTTCCCGACACCGTGTGGGCCATCGGGTACTGGCTCTGCTACGTCAACTCCACCATCAATCCGGCTTGTTACGCCCTTTGCAACGCCACCTTCAAAAAGACTTTTAAGAACCTGCTACTGTGCCAATACAAGAACATCGGCACAAGATGAGCGAAGAGGATTGAGGCTGCGGGAAAACTGAGCGACTCGGGATGGACGAAGGTATTTGTGATTTAGTCTGCCGAAGACATTTGCAATGAAGAAGCAGACATTTCTGTTTCAAGCAACAGAAAATTGAGCCTGTACGTCCTCTAGCTCCCTCCATAAAATGAGCAAAACATAAGTAGAAAAATACATTCATCAAATATCCTGTGGGGGGAGCAGGAAGGACaataatttgacattttaaTGACAGTTTTAATGAATGCATGTAAAATACTGAAGGACAGCGGAACGAGTTGCGGAGCTTCAATTGATGAgtgatagatggatggatgcttTATGAAAGCCGATGACAAGATAATCAATCATATTTGCTGACCAAAGATGCTTGGAAGGTTGCCACTCTGCATTCCTATAAATTTTTCACCCCTCCCCCCCATTAATTGTTTTTAGTATCTTGACCCTTTCCATCCAAGCCAGGGTGGTGTGTGTGAAAATTGATTGTAGActacaaatatgaaaaaaaaaacatccaagaAACCGTGACCTACGTGGTAGATTTCTCAATCCAAAGAGACACCACACAATTATTCAATAATATCAATATTTTGTTTATCAGCCATATAATTGACAGACTCCAAGCAACCAGAATTGTGAACATCAATTCACAATTGATACTTTGACATTACTGCAGGGAATGACGTTTAGCAGCTATTGTTAGTAAAAGCCATTTCCATGAtagcataccactgtatgttactgtttttttttttttttttttttcaaagtcaaCTGATTATGAACcttaacaggaaaaaaaacaattcaggcTGCTGTATATCTTTGTTCCACAGCACACATATGCAGCCTCTAGGGAGAGagcaggtttttatattttattttatttttttttttttttaacttttattgATTCCCATGTtttcattagaaaaaaatgtcaGCACCACCATTTTAATTCAACACAAAGCTATTATTCTGTTGTATAAACAGTTCATTTTATCTTGAGCCCTGGAAGTACATGTAATTGTTCCCGCTATCGCTATACATAATTGGCATTGATAGACATGAATCATATTTATTGTGAACACATAATGATTTTTAGACCAATGAAGCGAGACTAGAAAATTTCCCCGCCCACTACACTTCATGGTCTTTAAAAGACCAGTAATGCGCCAAGGAAAAGTGGTTAAAACCTGTGTCTTAGTGTGGCACCTATGTGAGTTAGGGCGAGTGCGCTGCCTTGCTCAGTGGCACCACTAGTTGGGAGGAGACTCTCAGTTTGAACAAGTTGCAGTTTATGTTGCAAGcaggacttcagtaaagccagaGTCCCTAGAAAGCAGCTATGGTACATCAATGAGTCTGGTCTGGTACACTGTATGGCCAAAAATCCAACAATTTCCAGCTGCGACTTTCACTCACTGCCAATTTACAGATAGCTAGAACTAGAGCGACAGGAATGCtgcaatatgttttatttatttgtttatttatttattttacacttTTTATCGTTTTCCACAGGAATTCATACAACATAATCAGATTTATTAaatgtatacagtatttaaCATGAATGACATATTAATatgcttttatattacaatattaattcatTTAAATCATGTAAAGGAATATTTGTGTCTTTTTAATGTA contains these protein-coding regions:
- the LOC130911873 gene encoding muscarinic acetylcholine receptor M4-like, whose translation is MSNISDGVGGLLPLWNFNGSSVNKSSDLFANETCNVSTNDSMFCSPADDSAPATSPYKAVEMFFIALVTGSLSLVTVTGNILVMLSIKVNRHLQTVNNYFLFSLACADLIIGIFSMNLYTVYIIVGHWPLGPVVCDLWLALDYVVSNASVMNLLIISFDRYFCVTKPLTYPARRTTKMAGLMIAAAWILSFILWAPAILFWQFIVGQRTVPPGECYIQFLSNPVVTFGTAIAAFYLPVIIMTVLYIHISLASRSRVSKHKPDKKEKKGSKAPGLTKSHMLKQNNNNESSPRTSPRLTPKMSLDSTTTVDEAVKNGRVGAAKADGQQTPAQPSPGLTTQEEKESSNDSSTAFIPPTEPKANNDVIPEAPTNSNPVTASLTNPSMSKINSRWSKIKIVTKQAGDECITAIEIVPPVEGAERHSIPISRPRTVARKFASIARSQVKRKRQMAAREKKVTKTIFAILLAFIITWTPYNVMVLISTFCQSCVPDTVWAIGYWLCYVNSTINPACYALCNATFKKTFKNLLLCQYKNIGTR